A genome region from Meriones unguiculatus strain TT.TT164.6M chromosome 19, Bangor_MerUng_6.1, whole genome shotgun sequence includes the following:
- the LOC110539548 gene encoding putative vomeronasal receptor-like protein 4, whose amino-acid sequence MVWSDLIHRIIFLFLIGLGISGNFLIFSRHVHTFIMGSERKPIDLIFTHLAFSNAIIICTSGVRYVATELHIKNLLGDAGCKTVVYLARVARGLSICTTCLLSMFQAATISPRTSLWRKLKPQAAWKVLPFLLLLWIFNALISSNLLHHITAGSSMNRSRVGVIEGYCYMLQSRLTIKWLFLSLMALRDVIFQFLMGWSSSYITLYLYKHHKRVLYLSSSRFTNSASPEIQATWNVLILMTCFLFYYLGDFIFSFYIGSVLNFDSIRVNAKMFLEVGYAVLSPFVLLIKDFHLVCCWHS is encoded by the coding sequence ATGGTTTGGAGTGATCTCATCCACAGAATAATCTTCCTTTTTCTTATTGGACTTGGAATTTCAGGAAACTTCCTTATATTTTCGAGACATGTGCATACATTTATCATGGGTTCTGAGAGAAAACCTATAGACCTTATCTTCACTCATCTGGCCTTTTCAAATGCAATCATTATTTGTACCTCAGGGGTCAGATATGTAGCCACAGAACTTCATATCAAAAACCTTCTAGGTGATGCAGGTTGTAAAACTGTGGTATATCTGGCAAGAGTGGCCCGGGGCCTTTCCATCTGCACCACCTGTCTCCTTAGCATGTTCCAAGCTGCCACCATCAGTCCCAGAACCTCCTTGTGGAGAAAGCTCAAACCACAGGCTGCATGGAAagttcttccctttctcctcctcctttggaTCTTTAATGCTCTCATAAGCTCCAACTTGCTTCATCACATCACAGCAGGCAGCAGCATGAATAGATCTAGAGTTGGGGTGATTGAAGGGTATTGCTACATGCTGCAGTCCAGGTTGACAATTAAGtggcttttcctctctcttaTGGCTCTTCGTGATGTCATCTTTCAGTTTCTGATGGGCTGGAGCAGTTCGTACATTACTCTCTACCTGTATAAACATCACAAGCGTGTCCTCTACCTTTCCAGTTCCAGGTTTACAAATAGTGCCAGCCCAGAAATCCAGGCTACATGGAATGTTCTCATTCTTATGACCTGCTTCCTCTTCTATTACTTGGgagatttcattttctctttctacatTGGCTCAGTGTTGAACTTTGATTCCATAAGAGTAAATGCTAAAATGTTTCTAGAGGTTGGCTATGCTGTTCTCAGCCCCTTTGTTCTGCTAATAAAGGATTTCCACCTGGTGTGCTGCTGGCACAGTTAA